The Eriocheir sinensis breed Jianghai 21 chromosome 24, ASM2467909v1, whole genome shotgun sequence genome contains a region encoding:
- the LOC127002907 gene encoding ATPase family AAA domain-containing protein 2-like isoform X2 gives MVATRGNAVHENERKSSLPSRESRRSTRGAMQEPEDELFWESDDQPSRRNVNVTFQESGSAPRSPAAMRNQRTRNLAVLLSRTLADKKLKSWARKRPSCFSCEEVPRPQPTRDASLVRSGLRRKNTIEDDTDSDEEIFRRSQSRRTRGQRSQDAKGVMAKDFVMNGDDSHLQDMEEGPRRSSRRRKFNSFDQSWLVGNKKLRGYPSIVPSSEPENEEPRPSRKKCKKYLDTEVDSRRRRLRRLTQIESQEYSSHSKSSRCTRRRRGPPRRYREEPEHSEEEEERNLRPKKVPQAVEAPKEEDEEEEDDEEEKPKEEGMKKVEESPRRYKGEKQRPVQEEEEEGEEKSEGAEEDEEDMPKRHATRSAQPKVEDTEEEEEEEEEEEEDDDPSPIIRRGSRGFRDPIMARAMSLKGPFEDMYSTVKRQRRPVERFMYDNEVPQRRTRKAVSSSDDSDSDKEGDGGEEEEEEEERVEGEENEQTKRYSLRRNRRENRPFQVGERQYHEDTPPRRRCRNHKRYLSSPARKHTFRHKRMATHHSSTSSSSSDETHFEKRKARSMAKNRSRCLPMNIAPDDLQQGTLRDRAKIGSSLADIDPMALDRDIKFDAVGGLSQHVKSLKEMIIFPLLYPEVFEKFRINPPRGVLFFGPPGTGKTLMARALANECSIGGRKVAFFMRKGADCLSKWVGESERQLRLLFDQAYQMRPSIIFFDEIDGLAPVRSSRQDQIHSSIVSTLLALMDGLDSRGEIVVIGATNRIDAIDPALRRPGRFDREFNFPLPSMKARLQILKIHTKAWVPVPSQQVLRCLAMQTVGYCGADLKSLCAESALVALRSKYPQIYSSRQKLLIDVNSLVIRLCHFRVAMKKIVAAGQRTAASVGRQLSAVVKPLLQGTLTESLKMLEESFPSAFTKSAGLSKLCTTHRPRLLLAGSRSQGQSSHLAPAVVHALEKIPIHKLDLTILYSTSVRAPEEACAQVFHEARRSLPSIIYVPHIDQWWNTMSDTLRATFMSLLHDLDPASPLLFLATSDVPYDQLDSEVQYLFSIYHGEMLTMTNPGEEERRFFFKPLFFTDMLQKPKIRQTKRQLEELPLAPEPEPRQLNSNEARRVEEVEEATLRELRIFLREICAKLARNRTFYIFTKPVDEDEVPDYRDIIKEPMDLETMMTKIDQHEYECAQDFLRDIDLICTNALEYNPDRNPEDKIIRHRACTLRDTAYAYIKAEMDTDFEEKCRGIRDNRKTRYESVPKPSVPNFIHVAPTRPKEAETDKPQQENGEPLSTPESSMNNTKGKSPLDPSRRKKRKYGSAWARGEIRRKKRFIDKDSPGKKEVKNDPDETKTTEEEVEEADSLRMVEDEKSEADISGLSLCTSAEGDKLSKEASAITTEKKNVQIQMESEISLCNGHLSTEDSHDSMKVTSAAEELAAQATAMNLHDVSTEEKLNDTTAEAEDSVVSSSEQGSGNGPTSCNGIIIDWAHLEAVYESCVSATSSTTVEELLRLHATITSLICKHVRSTDRSPLLQDTETEIRRFTKFHKKS, from the exons ATGGTGGCCACGCGAGGCAACGCCGTCCACGAGAATGAGCGGAAGAGTTCCCTGCCGTCCCGGGAGTCGCGGCGGTCCACACGCGGCGCCATGCAGGAGCCCGAGGACGAG CTTTTCTGGGAGAGTGATGACCAGCCATCCCGCAGGAATGTGAACGTAACCTTCCAGGAGAGCGGCAGTGCCCCGCGGTCACCAG CTGCTATGAGAAATCAGAGAACGCGAAACCTGGCCGTTTTGCTGTCTCGCACGCTTGCAGACAAAAAACTGAAGAGTTGGGCCAGGAAGAGACCTTCGTGTTTTTCCTGTGAGGAGGTACCCAGGCCTCAGCCCACCAGAG ATGCCTCCCTGGTCAGGTCAGGGCTCAGGAGGAAGAACACCATTGAGGATGACACGGATTCAGACGAGGAGATATTCCGGCGATCACAGTCGCGGCGCACACGTGGCCAGCGCTCGCAGGACGCCAAGGGTGTCATGGCCAAGGACTTCGTCATGAATGGGGACGACAGCCACCTGCAGGACATGGAGGAAG GTCCGAGGCGCAGCtcaaggaggaggaagttcaACAGCTTTGATCAGTCGTGGCTGGTGGGGAACAAGAAGCTGCGCGGCTACCCCTCCATCGTGCCCAGCTCAGAGCCAGAGAATGAGGAACCTCGCCCCTCTCGGAAGAAGTGCAAGAA gTATTTGGACACTGAAGTTGATTCTCGTCGGCGAAGGCTCCGTCGGTTGACCCAGATCGAGAGCCAGGAATACAGCTCTCACTCAAAGTCCTCCAGATGCACCCGCCGCCGCAGAGGACCCCCGAGAAGATACAG GGAGGAGCCTGAACactcggaggaggaagaggagagaaacttGCGTCCAAAGAAGGTTCCTCAGGCAGTGGAGGCAcccaaggaggaggacgaggaggaggaagacgacgaggaagagaagccgaaggaggaaggaatgaagaaggttGAGGAATCCCCAAGAAGATACaaaggagagaagcaaaggcctgtccaagaggaggaggaggagggcgaggaaaaaTCGGAGGGTgctgaagaagacgaggaagatatGCCAAAGAGACACGCCACACGCTCCGCACAGCCCAAGGTGGAGGacacggaggaagaagaggaggaggaggaggaggaggaggaagatgatgatccGTCGCCAATAATCCGCAGAGGCTCCAGAGGTTTTAGGGACCCCATTATGGCCCGTGCGATGTCCCTCAAAGGCCCG TTTGAAGATATGTACTCAACGGTCAAGAGGCAGAGGAGACCAGTCGAGCGCTTCATGTATGACAACGAGGTGCCGCAGCGGAGGACCAGAAAGGCAGTCTCCTCCTCAGACGACAGCGACAGTGACAAGGAGGGTgacgggggagaagaggaggaggaggaagaggagagagtggaaggggaagagaacgaGCAGACCAAAAGATATTCCCTCAGAAGAAATCGGCGTGAAAATCGACCGTTCCAAGTTGGAG AACGACAATACCATGAGGACACACCGCCCCGCCGCCGCTGCAGGAATCACAAGCGCTACCTCTCGTCCCCCGCCAGGAAGCACACATTCCGCCACAAACGAATG GCCACCCACCACTcctccaccagcagcagcagctcaGACGAGACACACTTTGAGAAGCGGAAAGCAAGAAGCATGGCCAAGAACCGGAGCCGCTGCCTTCCCATGAATATTGCCCCAGATGATTTACAACAAGGAACCTTGAG ggACAGAGCCAAAATTGGTTCAAGTTTGGCTGACATTGACCCGATGGCTTTGGACCGTGACATCAAGTTTGATGCTGTGGGCGGGCTGTCCCAGCACGTCAAGTCCCTCAAGGAAATGATCATCTTCCCGCTGCTGTACCCGGAGGTGTTTGAGAAGTTCCGCATCAACCCACCAAGGGGGGTACTTTTCTTCGGCCCTCCAG GAACGGGCAAAACCTTGATGGCCCGAGCCCTTGCCAATGAGTGCAGCATTGGCGGGCGGAAGGTTGCTTTCTTCATGCGTAAGGGAGCAGACTGTCTCAGCAAGTGGGTGGGGGAGTCTGAGAGACAGCTCAGGCTACTCTTTGACCAG GCGTACCAGATGCGACCCTCAATCATCTTCTTTGATGAGATTGATGGCCTCGCACCTGTCCGCTCCTCCCGCCAAGACCAGATCCACTCCAGCATTGTGTCCACCCTGCTGGCGCTCATGGATGGCCTGGATTCGCGGGGGGAGATAGTGGTCATTGGCGCCACCAACAGGATAGACGCCATTGACCCAGCGCTCAGGAGGCCCGGTCGCTTTGACAGAGAATTCAATTTCCCGCTCCCCTCAATGAAG GCTCGCCTCCAAATTCTCAAGATTCACACCAAGGCTTGGGTTCCTGTTCCCAGCCAGCAGGTGTTGAGATGCCTTGCAATGCAGACTGTTGGCTACTGCGGGGCAGACCTCAAGTCTCTCTGTGCTGAGTCTGCTCTGGTGGCACTCAGGAGCAAGTACCCCCAGATATACTCCTCCAGACAGAAGCTCTTGATAGATGTTAATTCCTTGGTT ATAAGACTGTGTCACTTCCGTGTAGCCATGAAGAAGATCGTTGCGGCCGGCCAGCGCACGGCCGCCAGTGTGGGCAGACAGCTGAGTGCAGTTGTCAAGCCGCTGCTGCAGGGCACACTCACTGAGTCTCTCAAGATGCTGGAGGAGAGTTTCCCCAGTGCCTTCACCAAGTCTGCCGGCCTCAGCAAGCTCTGCACCACACACAGGCCAAGACTGCTGCTGGCTGGGTCAAGGTCACAAGGCCAGAGCAGTCACCTCGCCCCGGCTGTTGTTCATGCACTGGAGAAAATTCCCATCCACAAGCTGGACCTCACCATCCTGTACTCCACGTCAGTCCGGGCCCCGGAGGAGGCGTGTGCACAG GTGTTCCACGAGGCGCGGCGAAGTCTTCCCAGCATCATCTACGTCCCTCACATCGACCAGTGGTGGAACACTATGTCCGACACTCTCAGGGCAACCTTTATGTCTCTGCTGCATGACCTGGACCCAGCCTCTCCCCTCCTGTTCCTGGCCACATCAGACGTACCCTATGACCAGCTGGATAGTGAG GTTCAGTACTTGTTCAGCATTTACCACGGGGAGATGCTGACCATGACCAACCCgggggaggaggagcggagaTTCTTCTTCAAGCCACTGTTCTTCACCGACATGCTTCAGAAGCCAAAG ATTCGTCAAACTAAGAGGCAACTGGAAGAACTCCCCCTTGCCCCTGAGCCAGAACCCCGACAGCTGAACTCCAACGAGGCgcggagggtggaggaggtggaggaagcaaCCCTCCGAGAACTGCGCATATTCCTTAGAGAAATATGCGCCAAGCTGGCCAGGAACAGGAC GTTCTACATCTTCACCAAGCCGGTGGACGAGGACGAGGTGCCAGACTACCGGGACATCATCAAGGAGCCCATGGACCTGGAGACCATGATGACCAAGATTGACCAGCATGAGTACGAGTGTGCCCAGGACTTCCTGCGCGACATTGACCTCATCTGCACCAACGCCCTGGAGTACAACCCAGACCGCAACCCTGAAG ATAAAATCATTCGTCACCGCGCCTGCACACTGCGGGACACAGCCTACGCCTACATCAAGGCAGAAATGGACACTGATTTTGAGGAAAAGTGCCGAGGCATCAGAGACAACCGCAAAACCCGTTACGAATCTGTCCCCAAGCCATCAGTGCCAAATTTCATCCACGTGGCGCCCACCAGG CCCAAGGAAGCTGAGACTGACAAACCCCAGCAAGAAAACGGAGAGCCACTGTCCACGCCAGAGTCCAGCATGAACAACACCAAAG GGAAGAGTCCGCTGGACCCCAGCCgccggaagaagaggaagtacgGGAGTGCCTGGGCCCGGGGAGAGATCCGGCGGAAGAAGCGCTTCATTGACAAGGACTCCCCGGgcaagaaggaagtgaagaatgacCCAGACGAAACCAAGacaacagaagaggaggtggaggaggcagatTCCCTCCGGATGGTGGAAGACGAGAAGAGTGAGGCTGACATCAGTGGCCTGTCACTCTGCACCTCTGCTGAGGGAGACAAACTGTCCAAGGAGGCCTCAGCAATCACAACAGAAAAGAAGAATGTGCAG ATCCAGATGGAGTCTGAGATCAGTTTATGCAATGGCCACCTCAGCACCGAGGACAGCCACGACAGCATGAAGGTGACCTCGGCCGCAGAAGAGCTGGCAGCCCAGGCCACGGCCATGAACCTGCACGACGTCTCCACAGAGGAGAAGTTGAACGACACAACAGCTGAGGCGGAAGATTCTGTGG TGTCCTCATCTGAGCAAGGCAGTGGCAATGGGCCAACCAGTTGTAATGGGATTATAATTGACTGGGCCCACCTGGAGGCCGTGTACGAGTCCTGCGTGTCggccaccagcagcaccaccgtGGAGGAGCTCCTGCGCCTGcacgccaccatcacctcccttaTCTGCAAACATGTCAGAAGCACCGATCGTTCTCCGCTGCTGCAG GATACAGAGACCGAGATCAGAAGGTTCACCAAGTTCCACAAGAAGAGCTGA
- the LOC127002907 gene encoding ATPase family AAA domain-containing protein 2-like isoform X1, whose product MVATRGNAVHENERKSSLPSRESRRSTRGAMQEPEDELFWESDDQPSRRNVNVTFQESGSAPRSPAAMRNQRTRNLAVLLSRTLADKKLKSWARKRPSCFSCEEVPRPQPTRDASLVRSGLRRKNTIEDDTDSDEEIFRRSQSRRTRGQRSQDAKGVMAKDFVMNGDDSHLQDMEEGPRRSSRRRKFNSFDQSWLVGNKKLRGYPSIVPSSEPENEEPRPSRKKCKKYLDTEVDSRRRRLRRLTQIESQEYSSHSKSSRCTRRRRGPPRRYREEPEHSEEEEERNLRPKKVPQAVEAPKEEDEEEEDDEEEKPKEEGMKKVEESPRRYKGEKQRPVQEEEEEGEEKSEGAEEDEEDMPKRHATRSAQPKVEDTEEEEEEEEEEEEDDDPSPIIRRGSRGFRDPIMARAMSLKGPFEDMYSTVKRQRRPVERFMYDNEVPQRRTRKAVSSSDDSDSDKEGDGGEEEEEEEERVEGEENEQTKRYSLRRNRRENRPFQVGERQYHEDTPPRRRCRNHKRYLSSPARKHTFRHKRMATHHSSTSSSSSDETHFEKRKARSMAKNRSRCLPMNIAPDDLQQGTLRDRAKIGSSLADIDPMALDRDIKFDAVGGLSQHVKSLKEMIIFPLLYPEVFEKFRINPPRGVLFFGPPGTGKTLMARALANECSIGGRKVAFFMRKGADCLSKWVGESERQLRLLFDQAYQMRPSIIFFDEIDGLAPVRSSRQDQIHSSIVSTLLALMDGLDSRGEIVVIGATNRIDAIDPALRRPGRFDREFNFPLPSMKARLQILKIHTKAWVPVPSQQVLRCLAMQTVGYCGADLKSLCAESALVALRSKYPQIYSSRQKLLIDVNSLVIRLCHFRVAMKKIVAAGQRTAASVGRQLSAVVKPLLQGTLTESLKMLEESFPSAFTKSAGLSKLCTTHRPRLLLAGSRSQGQSSHLAPAVVHALEKIPIHKLDLTILYSTSVRAPEEACAQVFHEARRSLPSIIYVPHIDQWWNTMSDTLRATFMSLLHDLDPASPLLFLATSDVPYDQLDSEVQYLFSIYHGEMLTMTNPGEEERRFFFKPLFFTDMLQKPKIRQTKRQLEELPLAPEPEPRQLNSNEARRVEEVEEATLRELRIFLREICAKLARNRTFYIFTKPVDEDEVPDYRDIIKEPMDLETMMTKIDQHEYECAQDFLRDIDLICTNALEYNPDRNPEDKIIRHRACTLRDTAYAYIKAEMDTDFEEKCRGIRDNRKTRYESVPKPSVPNFIHVAPTRPKEAETDKPQQENGEPLSTPESSMNNTKGSTGKSPLDPSRRKKRKYGSAWARGEIRRKKRFIDKDSPGKKEVKNDPDETKTTEEEVEEADSLRMVEDEKSEADISGLSLCTSAEGDKLSKEASAITTEKKNVQIQMESEISLCNGHLSTEDSHDSMKVTSAAEELAAQATAMNLHDVSTEEKLNDTTAEAEDSVVSSSEQGSGNGPTSCNGIIIDWAHLEAVYESCVSATSSTTVEELLRLHATITSLICKHVRSTDRSPLLQDTETEIRRFTKFHKKS is encoded by the exons ATGGTGGCCACGCGAGGCAACGCCGTCCACGAGAATGAGCGGAAGAGTTCCCTGCCGTCCCGGGAGTCGCGGCGGTCCACACGCGGCGCCATGCAGGAGCCCGAGGACGAG CTTTTCTGGGAGAGTGATGACCAGCCATCCCGCAGGAATGTGAACGTAACCTTCCAGGAGAGCGGCAGTGCCCCGCGGTCACCAG CTGCTATGAGAAATCAGAGAACGCGAAACCTGGCCGTTTTGCTGTCTCGCACGCTTGCAGACAAAAAACTGAAGAGTTGGGCCAGGAAGAGACCTTCGTGTTTTTCCTGTGAGGAGGTACCCAGGCCTCAGCCCACCAGAG ATGCCTCCCTGGTCAGGTCAGGGCTCAGGAGGAAGAACACCATTGAGGATGACACGGATTCAGACGAGGAGATATTCCGGCGATCACAGTCGCGGCGCACACGTGGCCAGCGCTCGCAGGACGCCAAGGGTGTCATGGCCAAGGACTTCGTCATGAATGGGGACGACAGCCACCTGCAGGACATGGAGGAAG GTCCGAGGCGCAGCtcaaggaggaggaagttcaACAGCTTTGATCAGTCGTGGCTGGTGGGGAACAAGAAGCTGCGCGGCTACCCCTCCATCGTGCCCAGCTCAGAGCCAGAGAATGAGGAACCTCGCCCCTCTCGGAAGAAGTGCAAGAA gTATTTGGACACTGAAGTTGATTCTCGTCGGCGAAGGCTCCGTCGGTTGACCCAGATCGAGAGCCAGGAATACAGCTCTCACTCAAAGTCCTCCAGATGCACCCGCCGCCGCAGAGGACCCCCGAGAAGATACAG GGAGGAGCCTGAACactcggaggaggaagaggagagaaacttGCGTCCAAAGAAGGTTCCTCAGGCAGTGGAGGCAcccaaggaggaggacgaggaggaggaagacgacgaggaagagaagccgaaggaggaaggaatgaagaaggttGAGGAATCCCCAAGAAGATACaaaggagagaagcaaaggcctgtccaagaggaggaggaggagggcgaggaaaaaTCGGAGGGTgctgaagaagacgaggaagatatGCCAAAGAGACACGCCACACGCTCCGCACAGCCCAAGGTGGAGGacacggaggaagaagaggaggaggaggaggaggaggaggaagatgatgatccGTCGCCAATAATCCGCAGAGGCTCCAGAGGTTTTAGGGACCCCATTATGGCCCGTGCGATGTCCCTCAAAGGCCCG TTTGAAGATATGTACTCAACGGTCAAGAGGCAGAGGAGACCAGTCGAGCGCTTCATGTATGACAACGAGGTGCCGCAGCGGAGGACCAGAAAGGCAGTCTCCTCCTCAGACGACAGCGACAGTGACAAGGAGGGTgacgggggagaagaggaggaggaggaagaggagagagtggaaggggaagagaacgaGCAGACCAAAAGATATTCCCTCAGAAGAAATCGGCGTGAAAATCGACCGTTCCAAGTTGGAG AACGACAATACCATGAGGACACACCGCCCCGCCGCCGCTGCAGGAATCACAAGCGCTACCTCTCGTCCCCCGCCAGGAAGCACACATTCCGCCACAAACGAATG GCCACCCACCACTcctccaccagcagcagcagctcaGACGAGACACACTTTGAGAAGCGGAAAGCAAGAAGCATGGCCAAGAACCGGAGCCGCTGCCTTCCCATGAATATTGCCCCAGATGATTTACAACAAGGAACCTTGAG ggACAGAGCCAAAATTGGTTCAAGTTTGGCTGACATTGACCCGATGGCTTTGGACCGTGACATCAAGTTTGATGCTGTGGGCGGGCTGTCCCAGCACGTCAAGTCCCTCAAGGAAATGATCATCTTCCCGCTGCTGTACCCGGAGGTGTTTGAGAAGTTCCGCATCAACCCACCAAGGGGGGTACTTTTCTTCGGCCCTCCAG GAACGGGCAAAACCTTGATGGCCCGAGCCCTTGCCAATGAGTGCAGCATTGGCGGGCGGAAGGTTGCTTTCTTCATGCGTAAGGGAGCAGACTGTCTCAGCAAGTGGGTGGGGGAGTCTGAGAGACAGCTCAGGCTACTCTTTGACCAG GCGTACCAGATGCGACCCTCAATCATCTTCTTTGATGAGATTGATGGCCTCGCACCTGTCCGCTCCTCCCGCCAAGACCAGATCCACTCCAGCATTGTGTCCACCCTGCTGGCGCTCATGGATGGCCTGGATTCGCGGGGGGAGATAGTGGTCATTGGCGCCACCAACAGGATAGACGCCATTGACCCAGCGCTCAGGAGGCCCGGTCGCTTTGACAGAGAATTCAATTTCCCGCTCCCCTCAATGAAG GCTCGCCTCCAAATTCTCAAGATTCACACCAAGGCTTGGGTTCCTGTTCCCAGCCAGCAGGTGTTGAGATGCCTTGCAATGCAGACTGTTGGCTACTGCGGGGCAGACCTCAAGTCTCTCTGTGCTGAGTCTGCTCTGGTGGCACTCAGGAGCAAGTACCCCCAGATATACTCCTCCAGACAGAAGCTCTTGATAGATGTTAATTCCTTGGTT ATAAGACTGTGTCACTTCCGTGTAGCCATGAAGAAGATCGTTGCGGCCGGCCAGCGCACGGCCGCCAGTGTGGGCAGACAGCTGAGTGCAGTTGTCAAGCCGCTGCTGCAGGGCACACTCACTGAGTCTCTCAAGATGCTGGAGGAGAGTTTCCCCAGTGCCTTCACCAAGTCTGCCGGCCTCAGCAAGCTCTGCACCACACACAGGCCAAGACTGCTGCTGGCTGGGTCAAGGTCACAAGGCCAGAGCAGTCACCTCGCCCCGGCTGTTGTTCATGCACTGGAGAAAATTCCCATCCACAAGCTGGACCTCACCATCCTGTACTCCACGTCAGTCCGGGCCCCGGAGGAGGCGTGTGCACAG GTGTTCCACGAGGCGCGGCGAAGTCTTCCCAGCATCATCTACGTCCCTCACATCGACCAGTGGTGGAACACTATGTCCGACACTCTCAGGGCAACCTTTATGTCTCTGCTGCATGACCTGGACCCAGCCTCTCCCCTCCTGTTCCTGGCCACATCAGACGTACCCTATGACCAGCTGGATAGTGAG GTTCAGTACTTGTTCAGCATTTACCACGGGGAGATGCTGACCATGACCAACCCgggggaggaggagcggagaTTCTTCTTCAAGCCACTGTTCTTCACCGACATGCTTCAGAAGCCAAAG ATTCGTCAAACTAAGAGGCAACTGGAAGAACTCCCCCTTGCCCCTGAGCCAGAACCCCGACAGCTGAACTCCAACGAGGCgcggagggtggaggaggtggaggaagcaaCCCTCCGAGAACTGCGCATATTCCTTAGAGAAATATGCGCCAAGCTGGCCAGGAACAGGAC GTTCTACATCTTCACCAAGCCGGTGGACGAGGACGAGGTGCCAGACTACCGGGACATCATCAAGGAGCCCATGGACCTGGAGACCATGATGACCAAGATTGACCAGCATGAGTACGAGTGTGCCCAGGACTTCCTGCGCGACATTGACCTCATCTGCACCAACGCCCTGGAGTACAACCCAGACCGCAACCCTGAAG ATAAAATCATTCGTCACCGCGCCTGCACACTGCGGGACACAGCCTACGCCTACATCAAGGCAGAAATGGACACTGATTTTGAGGAAAAGTGCCGAGGCATCAGAGACAACCGCAAAACCCGTTACGAATCTGTCCCCAAGCCATCAGTGCCAAATTTCATCCACGTGGCGCCCACCAGG CCCAAGGAAGCTGAGACTGACAAACCCCAGCAAGAAAACGGAGAGCCACTGTCCACGCCAGAGTCCAGCATGAACAACACCAAAG GGTCAACAGGGAAGAGTCCGCTGGACCCCAGCCgccggaagaagaggaagtacgGGAGTGCCTGGGCCCGGGGAGAGATCCGGCGGAAGAAGCGCTTCATTGACAAGGACTCCCCGGgcaagaaggaagtgaagaatgacCCAGACGAAACCAAGacaacagaagaggaggtggaggaggcagatTCCCTCCGGATGGTGGAAGACGAGAAGAGTGAGGCTGACATCAGTGGCCTGTCACTCTGCACCTCTGCTGAGGGAGACAAACTGTCCAAGGAGGCCTCAGCAATCACAACAGAAAAGAAGAATGTGCAG ATCCAGATGGAGTCTGAGATCAGTTTATGCAATGGCCACCTCAGCACCGAGGACAGCCACGACAGCATGAAGGTGACCTCGGCCGCAGAAGAGCTGGCAGCCCAGGCCACGGCCATGAACCTGCACGACGTCTCCACAGAGGAGAAGTTGAACGACACAACAGCTGAGGCGGAAGATTCTGTGG TGTCCTCATCTGAGCAAGGCAGTGGCAATGGGCCAACCAGTTGTAATGGGATTATAATTGACTGGGCCCACCTGGAGGCCGTGTACGAGTCCTGCGTGTCggccaccagcagcaccaccgtGGAGGAGCTCCTGCGCCTGcacgccaccatcacctcccttaTCTGCAAACATGTCAGAAGCACCGATCGTTCTCCGCTGCTGCAG GATACAGAGACCGAGATCAGAAGGTTCACCAAGTTCCACAAGAAGAGCTGA